Proteins found in one Parasteatoda tepidariorum isolate YZ-2023 chromosome 7, CAS_Ptep_4.0, whole genome shotgun sequence genomic segment:
- the LOC107441703 gene encoding uncharacterized protein isoform X1 gives MKLLLFGSLALLLVLDICSGIAVEKTYLVSLRKAEFLSIIDCISKSRDPFLCRAYGICEKELPPRVFAAHQKCQKEHVGHEVVRCSTHKPLFKDLVIPSKIFDCIVEVLHVLTPEEKKIMIKFEECAKKLQVESCSIVDHHAHRKHHHHHHHGR, from the exons atgaaattacttttgtttgGAAGTTTAGCTCTTCTTTTGGTATTAGATATATGTTCTGGAATAGCTGTAGAGAAAACTTACTTGGTGTCACTTAGAAAAGCTGAGTTTTTGAGCATTATAGATTGCATTTCTAAAA gtcgAGATCCATTCTTGTGTCGAGCCTATGGAATATGTGAAAAAGAATTGCCTCCAAGA gTATTTGCAGCTCATCAAAAGTGTCAAAAAGAACATGTAGGACATGAAGTTGTGAGATGCTCAACACATAAACCTCTCTTCAAGGATCTCGTTATTCCATCAAAG atttttgATTGTATTGTTGAAGTTTTGCACGTG CTTACTCCGGAAGAAAAGaagattatgataaaatttgaa GAATGTGCAAAAAAGTTGCAAGTCGAAAGTTGCAGTATTGTTGATCATCATGCTCATCGGAAACATcaccatcatcatcatcatggTCGATGA
- the LOC139426002 gene encoding uncharacterized protein: MKESSFVEPGKLSFINNQIPTLKDARRKLYLHFPQLSCQDSNTKICWKHMHSDFAPVFAIASIFGISFSDQSDDNSDGRVAQTNPIKKCYDIAFNLICFASLVLTLAFEHNFSASKAMTLTYFIKYLSGFLIRCNMIAGKSKIPQVIKTLSQLYTEVSSDAYDSLKVKIYFECVVITILDLCLFGVSTGRIIIETHRSNLTDLTIFGYPLQDTCNTSSMHILVLAHALTYFISIFTMTACILACCNVHIILHRLVRTYSKTLVESIKVKSTKEGFAEDFVTFRRIMYGIDAADNALSFVTFFAYVACISCFFYTLSSFLAAENFLGRPFFLAENAFVFLFSVIIFTSLTCSGILVSSAGEKLKHRVVCISEIILKKNLPSETLLSFMILFDNIKCSNTNMSGWGMFVITRGFVLSLGGVLITYGVLLFQFGQ, from the coding sequence ATGAAGGAAAGTAGTTTTGTTGAGCCGGGAAAGCTCTCCTTTATTAACAATCAAATTCCGACTTTGAAAGATGCAAGACGCAAATTATACCTCCATTTCCCACAATTATCATGCCAAGATTcgaatacaaaaatatgttgGAAACACATGCATAGTGACTTTGCACCCGTGTTTGCAATTGCCTCTATATTCGGAATTTCATTTTCTGATCAGTCTGATGATAACTCAGATGGACGTGTCGCTCAAACAAATCCAATCAAGAAATGCTACGATATAGCTTTTAACTTGATTTGTTTTGCTTCCTTAGTGCTCACATTGGCGTTTGAGCACAACTTTTCAGCATCTAAAGCAATGACTTTAACATACTTTATCAAGTACTTGTCGGGATTTTTAATAAGGTGCAATATGATAGCTGGGAAGAGTAAAATACCACAAGTGATTAAAACGCTTTCTCAACTGTACACCGAAGTTTCATCTGATGCCTATGACAGcctgaaagttaaaatatattttgaatgcgTTGTTATAACCATACTAGACTTATGCTTGTTTGGAGTATCAACAGGTAGAATAATCATCGAGACTCATAGGAGCAATTTGACTGATCTCACCATATTTGGATATCCTTTGCAGGATACTTGCAACACTTCTTCAatgcatattttagttttagcaCACGCTCTGAcctatttcatttcaatatttacgATGACAGCTTGTATACTTGCTTGCTGTAATGTTCACATTATCCTCCACCGCCTTGTTCGAACTTATAGTAAAACTCTTGTTGAAAGCATCAAAGTAAAATCAACGAAAGAAGGATTCGCCGAAGATTTCGTTACATTTCGAAGAATTATGTATGGTATAGATGCAGCTGACAATGCACTGTCATTCGTAACATTCTTCGCTTACGTGGCCTGCATAAGCTGTTTCTTCTACACTCTAAGTTCGTTCCTTgctgcagaaaattttttgggGAGGCCCTTTTTCCTGGCAGAAAAtgcttttgttttccttttctcagttattattttcacttcacTTACCTGCAGTGGTATTTTAGTTTCAAGCGCTGGGGAGAAGTTGAAACACCGTGTTGTGTgcatttcagaaattattttgaagaagaacTTACCGAGTGAAACATTACTAAGCTTCATGATATTGTTCGACAACATAAAATGTTCGAATACAAATATGTCCGGATGGGGAATGTTCGTTATAACGAGAGGTTTTGTCCTCTCTTTGGGTGGTGTCCTGATAACTTATGGGGTGTTGTTGTTTCAATTTGGTCAATGA